One bacterium BMS3Abin11 genomic region harbors:
- the hflX gene encoding GTPase HflX — protein sequence MSRIVPVISELTEDSRQRSIADLSINDGAEPAVLVHIHFNRQRDEESLAELDLLARSAGALPVARVTGSRRSPDPALFVGKGKAEEIRRILKDSGAELVLINHIISPVQERNLERALECRVIDRTGLILDIFATRAESHEGKLQVELAQLRYLSTRLIRGWTHLERQKGGIGLRGPGETQLETDRRLLGQRIKSLRTRLEKVRKRRSQRRKARKKIPVSTVSLVGYTNAGKSSIFNYLTGAGVYQADQLFATLDPTMRRLDLPNAGHIILADTVGFISHLPHTLVKAFHSTLEEVSDAALLLHVVDRSSDRRSENIEQVNEVLKEIDAADIPVIMIFNKVDLVDREAGLERNKDGVITKVWLSASTGEGMEYLQQAVDEHFSRLRFRQTITVPVAEGALRAKIFQRFSVLHQSMHENGDWEMEIEGSQADMAWLHRETTD from the coding sequence ATGAGTCGGATAGTGCCGGTAATCAGTGAACTGACAGAAGATTCAAGACAACGATCTATAGCAGATCTATCGATAAATGATGGTGCAGAACCGGCCGTCCTTGTACACATTCATTTTAACCGCCAGCGTGATGAGGAATCTCTCGCGGAGCTGGATCTGCTTGCCCGTTCTGCTGGCGCCTTGCCGGTAGCACGGGTTACTGGTAGTCGGCGAAGTCCGGACCCTGCGTTATTTGTCGGCAAGGGCAAGGCTGAAGAGATACGCCGGATACTGAAAGATTCCGGCGCAGAGCTGGTGCTGATCAACCATATCATCTCACCGGTACAGGAAAGAAACCTCGAACGTGCCCTGGAGTGCCGTGTTATTGATCGCACTGGCCTGATTCTGGATATCTTTGCTACAAGGGCGGAAAGTCACGAAGGGAAGTTACAGGTAGAGCTTGCCCAGCTTCGTTATTTATCGACACGTTTGATCAGAGGCTGGACCCACCTTGAGCGGCAGAAAGGTGGCATAGGCCTCAGAGGGCCGGGTGAAACCCAGCTGGAAACCGACCGTCGATTACTGGGTCAGCGGATTAAATCCCTGCGAACGCGTCTGGAAAAGGTCAGAAAACGCCGCTCACAACGGCGTAAAGCCAGAAAGAAGATACCTGTCTCAACAGTTTCTCTTGTGGGGTACACCAATGCTGGAAAATCATCAATTTTCAATTATTTGACCGGCGCCGGGGTGTATCAGGCCGATCAGCTGTTTGCTACTCTGGATCCGACCATGAGACGTCTGGATCTACCAAATGCCGGACATATTATACTGGCCGATACCGTTGGATTTATTAGCCACCTGCCGCATACTCTGGTAAAGGCCTTTCATTCTACGCTGGAAGAGGTCAGCGATGCGGCTTTACTGCTGCACGTTGTAGATCGCTCATCCGATCGCAGAAGTGAAAATATCGAACAGGTGAATGAAGTCCTGAAGGAGATTGATGCCGCCGATATTCCTGTCATCATGATTTTTAACAAAGTAGACCTGGTGGATCGTGAGGCAGGTCTGGAAAGAAATAAGGATGGCGTTATAACTAAGGTCTGGCTGTCAGCTAGTACCGGTGAAGGAATGGAGTATCTGCAGCAGGCAGTGGATGAGCATTTCAGCCGTTTACGTTTTCGCCAGACCATTACAGTTCCTGTAGCAGAAGGCGCTTTGCGCGCGAAAATATTCCAGCGATTCAGTGTCCTGCATCAGTCTATGCATGAAAATGGAGACTGGGAAATGGAAATAGAGGGAAGCCAGGCAGATATGGCCTGGCTGCATCGGGAGACGACAGACTAA
- the hfq gene encoding RNA-binding protein Hfq, translated as MSQTKGQTLQDPYLNALRKERVPVSIFLVNGIKLQGQIESFDQFVVLLKNTVSQMIYKHAISTVVPSRAVKLQLDESDSAGNQ; from the coding sequence ATGTCACAAACAAAAGGGCAAACACTACAAGACCCATATCTAAATGCACTCCGTAAGGAAAGGGTACCCGTTTCTATTTTCCTGGTGAATGGTATTAAGTTGCAGGGGCAGATAGAATCCTTCGATCAATTCGTCGTGCTACTAAAAAATACAGTCAGCCAGATGATTTACAAACACGCCATTTCAACGGTAGTGCCTTCTCGAGCAGTAAAACTCCAACTCGATGAGTCGGATAGTGCCGGTAATCAGTGA
- the miaA gene encoding tRNA dimethylallyltransferase: MGPTAAGKTGMAMRIADTLPVGLISVDSGQVYRGMDIGTAKITAKEMMDYPHALIDIREPSEPYSADEFRTDASQLMNDFQVQGRVPLLVGGTMFYFRALQYGLPDLPAADEAVREKLLLEAKEDGWQALHDRLSEIDPESAVRINPNDRQRIQRALEIYQLSGVTPTQHVRNSMQEIPWKIIKIGIWPSVRTLLHENIEKRLSQMFEQGFLDEVRVLQAQGLDSSLPAMRTVGYRQVLEHLDGKTSYEEMRLRCLYSTRQLAKRQLTWLRNDPGLKWFDSKDEDYPEKVLEFIRKKTSV, translated from the coding sequence ATGGGCCCAACTGCCGCTGGCAAAACTGGCATGGCTATGCGGATTGCAGATACTTTACCTGTCGGTTTGATCAGTGTTGATTCCGGGCAGGTTTATCGTGGGATGGATATCGGTACTGCAAAGATCACGGCGAAGGAAATGATGGACTACCCGCATGCCCTGATAGATATACGTGAGCCTTCCGAACCCTATTCAGCGGATGAGTTTCGTACTGATGCCTCGCAGTTGATGAATGACTTTCAGGTTCAGGGCAGGGTTCCATTGCTGGTGGGGGGAACCATGTTTTATTTTCGGGCGCTGCAGTATGGTCTGCCGGATTTGCCTGCAGCAGATGAAGCTGTGCGGGAAAAACTGCTGCTTGAGGCGAAAGAAGACGGTTGGCAGGCCCTGCATGATCGACTGTCTGAGATAGACCCTGAATCCGCGGTGCGGATAAATCCCAATGACAGGCAGCGAATACAGCGTGCGCTTGAAATCTACCAGCTTAGCGGCGTCACTCCTACGCAACACGTCAGGAACAGCATGCAGGAGATTCCGTGGAAAATTATCAAAATTGGGATATGGCCGTCTGTGAGAACCCTGCTGCATGAAAATATTGAAAAAAGGCTGAGCCAGATGTTCGAACAGGGTTTTCTTGATGAAGTAAGGGTGTTACAGGCACAGGGGCTGGATAGCAGCCTGCCTGCCATGCGTACAGTAGGATACCGTCAGGTTCTGGAGCATCTTGATGGAAAAACCAGTTATGAAGAAATGCGACTGCGCTGTCTTTACAGCACACGTCAACTAGCAAAACGACAGCTAACCTGGCTCAGGAATGATCCAGGGCTGAAGTGGTTTGACAGTAAAGATGAAGATTATCCTGAAAAAGTCTTGGAATTTATTCGGAAAAAGACTAGTGTTTAG
- the mutL gene encoding DNA mismatch repair protein MutL, with protein MENSEGINQPPTIRQLPNQLVNQIAAGEIVERPASILKELLENSLDAGAKKIVVELEHGGLRRISVRDDGHGIRHDCLTLAMGRHATSKIQNQNDLVNVMTMGFRGEALPSMGSVSHMTITSRVLGSEYAWKLVCEGNEDLPAPEPAAHPQGTSIEICDLFYNTPARRKFLRTEKTEYKHLDRRFLEQALARPTVSFRLFHDGRAVYSMEAAEDGVGRNKRLANVLGKEFIENCFFIDQQIGELRVHGWFSQPAYSRSQRDQQFFYVNQRYVRDKLLMHAVTQAYRDVLHHQRQPAFVLFLGLPPDQVDVNVHPGKHEVRFREDRQIHGFISQSLKKALTDTRPGAMPVNPSSDLTPANRGTFQFAQHRFDSADRPFSVQEQMAGLEKLYFDAGNADSTKMGEEGGQGVTEDQQANEFPLSDFPLGFALAQLQGIYILAENEKGLVIVDMHAAHERISYEKLKSQFDKEQLVRQPLLVPVHLALSQEEISISEINISYFNKIGIDIEVITETSVVIRSVPEMLARADIPTLIRDILSDLAQHGRSSRMGDYINEILSTMACHGSVRANRLLTREEMNALLREMEQTERSNQCNHGRPTWKQLTIRELDKMFMRGQ; from the coding sequence ATGGAAAACAGCGAGGGAATTAACCAACCACCGACTATTCGCCAGTTGCCAAATCAGCTGGTGAATCAGATTGCAGCGGGTGAAATTGTCGAGCGACCTGCATCCATACTTAAAGAACTGCTGGAAAACAGTCTGGATGCCGGCGCAAAAAAAATCGTAGTCGAACTGGAGCATGGTGGATTGCGACGAATCTCAGTGCGTGATGATGGCCATGGTATCCGTCACGATTGCCTGACACTGGCAATGGGCAGGCATGCCACCAGCAAGATCCAGAATCAGAATGATCTGGTCAATGTAATGACCATGGGGTTTCGTGGTGAAGCTCTGCCCAGCATGGGTTCGGTATCCCATATGACTATTACCAGTCGTGTACTGGGTAGCGAGTACGCCTGGAAACTTGTCTGTGAAGGCAATGAAGACCTTCCTGCTCCTGAGCCTGCGGCTCATCCTCAGGGTACCAGCATTGAAATCTGTGATCTTTTCTATAATACCCCTGCACGACGTAAGTTTCTGCGTACAGAGAAAACTGAATACAAACACCTGGATCGTCGTTTTCTTGAGCAGGCCCTGGCTCGGCCCACCGTTAGCTTCCGACTTTTCCATGACGGACGGGCCGTGTACTCGATGGAGGCTGCTGAAGATGGGGTGGGGCGCAACAAGCGTTTGGCCAATGTGTTGGGCAAAGAGTTCATCGAAAATTGTTTTTTTATTGATCAGCAAATTGGTGAACTGCGCGTGCATGGCTGGTTTTCACAGCCTGCCTACTCAAGGAGCCAGCGGGATCAGCAGTTTTTCTACGTAAACCAGCGTTATGTTCGGGATAAGCTTCTGATGCATGCAGTGACTCAGGCCTATCGGGATGTGCTGCACCATCAGCGCCAGCCTGCTTTTGTTCTGTTTCTCGGTTTGCCGCCGGATCAGGTTGATGTCAATGTACATCCGGGCAAACATGAAGTCAGGTTCCGTGAGGACAGGCAAATCCACGGTTTTATTTCCCAGTCACTGAAAAAGGCACTGACCGATACCCGTCCTGGTGCAATGCCTGTAAATCCATCCTCAGATTTGACGCCAGCAAATAGAGGAACGTTTCAATTTGCCCAACACCGATTCGATTCGGCAGACAGGCCATTTTCTGTACAGGAGCAGATGGCAGGACTGGAAAAACTCTATTTTGATGCAGGTAATGCAGATTCTACTAAAATGGGAGAAGAAGGCGGACAGGGTGTTACCGAAGATCAGCAGGCAAATGAATTTCCCTTATCTGATTTTCCGTTAGGGTTTGCCCTTGCACAGCTGCAGGGTATTTACATACTGGCAGAGAATGAAAAGGGCCTGGTCATAGTCGATATGCACGCAGCGCATGAGCGAATCAGCTATGAAAAACTAAAGTCCCAATTCGATAAAGAGCAGCTGGTTAGACAGCCCCTACTAGTTCCGGTCCACCTGGCCTTAAGTCAGGAAGAGATATCTATATCAGAAATAAATATTAGTTATTTCAATAAGATTGGCATTGATATTGAAGTAATTACTGAGACAAGTGTCGTGATTCGCAGTGTACCTGAGATGCTTGCCAGGGCGGATATCCCAACCTTAATTCGGGACATTCTGTCGGATCTCGCCCAACATGGCCGCTCTAGCAGAATGGGAGACTACATTAATGAAATTCTCTCTACCATGGCCTGTCATGGTTCAGTAAGGGCGAACCGCTTGCTGACCAGAGAAGAAATGAATGCACTGTTACGGGAAATGGAGCAGACCGAACGCAGCAACCAGTGTAATCATGGGCGACCGACCTGGAAGCAACTCACTATTAGAGAGCTGGATAAAATGTTTATGAGGGGGCAGTGA